The following are from one region of the Arthrobacter sp. KBS0703 genome:
- a CDS encoding polysaccharide deacetylase, translating to MEFPAFADSAHPITWPEGYGAAASFTFDVDAESCTIAHDPASTRRMSLMTHQSYGPKVAVPRLLQILERQDIRATFFIPGFTAESYPDVVRRIVDGGHEIAHHGYLHEPMQGIDAATEARYIDRGLEALAKVAGVRPVGYRAPWWELNWHSPALLADRGFLYDSSLLDGDAPYRFSVADGDPRDLVEIPVDWALDDWEQYAFYPGVTGSGVIESPAKVLEMWTLEAEAHHAAGSCFVLTNHPFISGRPSKAVALEQLISRVKAMDGMWVTTLAKVAEHTRDTVAEVHSHARIEVPAFPDAGARFTPSRISQTQVRQSELAAGQL from the coding sequence ATGGAATTCCCCGCCTTCGCAGACTCCGCCCATCCCATCACCTGGCCCGAAGGGTACGGGGCAGCCGCCTCCTTCACGTTCGACGTTGACGCCGAGTCATGCACCATCGCCCATGACCCCGCCAGCACCCGCCGGATGTCCCTCATGACGCACCAGTCCTATGGCCCCAAGGTCGCGGTCCCCAGGCTGCTGCAGATCCTCGAGCGGCAGGACATCCGGGCCACGTTCTTCATCCCGGGCTTCACCGCGGAAAGCTACCCCGACGTCGTCCGCCGGATCGTGGACGGCGGCCATGAGATCGCCCACCACGGCTACCTGCACGAACCCATGCAGGGCATCGACGCCGCCACCGAGGCACGGTACATCGACCGGGGGCTGGAGGCGCTGGCCAAGGTGGCGGGCGTCCGGCCTGTGGGCTACCGCGCCCCCTGGTGGGAACTGAACTGGCACTCGCCGGCCCTGCTCGCGGACCGGGGCTTCCTCTACGATTCAAGCCTGCTCGACGGCGACGCCCCCTACCGCTTCAGCGTCGCTGACGGCGACCCTCGGGACCTGGTCGAAATCCCGGTCGACTGGGCACTGGACGACTGGGAGCAGTACGCCTTCTATCCCGGCGTGACCGGCAGCGGCGTCATTGAAAGCCCCGCCAAGGTGCTGGAGATGTGGACGCTCGAGGCAGAGGCACACCATGCGGCCGGGAGCTGCTTCGTGCTGACGAACCACCCGTTCATCTCCGGCAGGCCCTCCAAGGCGGTGGCGCTGGAACAGCTGATCAGCCGGGTCAAGGCCATGGACGGGATGTGGGTGACCACGCTGGCCAAAGTCGCCGAGCACACCCGGGACACCGTGGCCGAAGTCCACAGCCACGCCCGCATCGAGGTTCCGGCCTTCCCCGACGCCGGCGCCCGCTTCACTCCGTCCCGCATCTCCCAGACGCAGGTCCGGCAGTCAGAGCTGGCCGCCGGGCAGCTCTGA
- a CDS encoding cytosine permease has protein sequence MHTHSTAAPAGTVPSADNDVEAWLQPIPESQRTRKVSGQFWIWAGANLAPINWVLGALGIHLGLGFADTVTVLVLGNLIGMLLFGCFVLLGQKTGATGMVLARAAFGRRGNYLPAAIQALLVIGWCAVNTWIILDLVMALFGTLGWVDPTAHNYGWKIGVATTIMAAQVAIAWFGYKAIAAFEKWTVPPTIIILAVMSAVAWFGIKIDWGYAGPAGNILEGSERIAAMSAVMTAIGIGWGITWFTYAADYSRFVSTEVPKRKVYLASVLGQFIPVVWLGILGASLATNSGEIDPGKLIVQNFGVMALPVLLLVLHGPIATNILNIYTFSVATQALDITISRRKLNLFVGVFSLAAVVFFIFQEDFAAVLDAWLIGLVAWVAAWGGVMLVHYFWIEKRWPGEPARLFDPVGTKRLPGVNWAGVVSLLVGIFATWLFMYGLVPVMQGPIAVALGGWDLSWLAGGLSSAACYAVLGPRVHRRFLAGTGSQPVPAAVSEAVALPSTTTAAL, from the coding sequence ATGCACACCCACTCCACTGCAGCCCCCGCCGGCACAGTGCCGTCAGCCGACAATGACGTCGAAGCCTGGCTACAGCCCATCCCGGAATCCCAGCGGACCAGGAAAGTCTCCGGACAGTTCTGGATCTGGGCCGGCGCCAACCTGGCGCCCATCAACTGGGTCCTCGGCGCCCTCGGCATCCACCTCGGGCTCGGCTTCGCCGACACCGTCACTGTCCTCGTCCTGGGCAACCTGATCGGGATGCTGCTGTTCGGCTGCTTTGTCCTGCTCGGCCAGAAGACCGGCGCCACCGGCATGGTCCTGGCCCGCGCAGCCTTCGGGCGTCGCGGAAACTACCTGCCGGCCGCCATCCAGGCGCTGCTGGTGATCGGCTGGTGCGCCGTCAACACCTGGATCATCCTGGACCTGGTCATGGCCCTGTTCGGAACCCTCGGATGGGTTGACCCCACGGCCCACAACTACGGCTGGAAGATCGGCGTCGCCACCACCATCATGGCGGCCCAGGTGGCCATCGCGTGGTTCGGCTACAAGGCCATTGCCGCCTTCGAAAAGTGGACCGTGCCGCCGACCATCATCATCCTCGCGGTCATGTCCGCAGTCGCCTGGTTCGGAATCAAGATCGACTGGGGCTACGCCGGGCCCGCCGGCAACATCCTCGAGGGCTCCGAACGGATCGCCGCCATGAGCGCCGTCATGACCGCGATCGGCATCGGCTGGGGCATCACGTGGTTCACCTACGCCGCCGACTACTCACGCTTCGTCAGCACCGAAGTGCCCAAGCGCAAGGTCTACCTGGCCTCGGTCCTGGGCCAGTTCATCCCAGTCGTCTGGCTCGGCATTCTCGGCGCCAGCCTGGCCACGAACAGCGGCGAGATCGATCCCGGAAAGCTCATCGTGCAGAACTTCGGCGTCATGGCCCTGCCGGTGCTCCTCCTGGTCCTGCACGGCCCCATCGCCACCAACATCCTGAACATCTACACCTTCTCCGTCGCCACCCAGGCCCTCGACATCACCATCAGCCGGCGCAAGCTGAACCTGTTCGTCGGAGTCTTCTCGCTCGCCGCCGTCGTCTTCTTCATCTTTCAGGAGGACTTCGCCGCCGTCCTGGACGCGTGGCTGATCGGCCTCGTGGCCTGGGTGGCAGCGTGGGGCGGCGTCATGCTGGTGCACTACTTCTGGATCGAGAAGCGCTGGCCGGGCGAGCCCGCACGGCTGTTCGACCCCGTGGGCACCAAGCGCCTCCCCGGCGTCAACTGGGCCGGCGTCGTCTCCCTGCTGGTCGGCATTTTCGCCACCTGGCTGTTCATGTACGGGCTGGTCCCGGTGATGCAGGGCCCCATCGCCGTGGCCCTGGGCGGCTGGGACCTGTCCTGGCTCGCTGGCGGCCTCAGCAGCGCCGCCTGCTACGCGGTCCTTGGGCCCCGGGTGCACCGCAGGTTTCTGGCCGGCACCGGATCGCAGCCCGTCCCTGCAGCCGTTTCCGAGGCAGTAGCACTGCCGTCCACAACCACTGCCGCCCTCTAG
- a CDS encoding PucR family transcriptional regulator ligand-binding domain-containing protein: MPILLTEVLKHPTLTAADPVIRAGAAAAEDTQLRWVHSSEVLDIAPLLSGGELLLTGGDALVSASDARRVDYVRQLAERGVGALAVETGQTLASLPSSMIQAAEEAGLPLIELRKVAPFVGIMQAINSVLVSESVAHLRRADEASHAMAVELAHGSSLDQILAVLAGILDAGLELSTVSGVTLGSASPAGDNSLQPAGPGSEDGPAAGPEPAGTVPAGAVINIDVPVRGVPSARLAISVPPRGDVNLARVAGGRCVDILSLALLQRMPPGLKEVAGTALLRAVSSGTQPWRLQQLAPAAGIPASATLVTVVIRTSTSQPLRAAMDKVLKRSAQQSASYVDNSELLALAVLPADREASARAELVAALRDLPVEPGTMTAVGPLAAGIENAPWSLTEARCALDLAGHGSARAAQRPASDAAGVVVDVEELAVERLAAQHLDQGARRDYVRQQLGAVLEHDERRNSQLLTTLATWLDSGCNTAQAARELHVERQSMHHRLQRIFELCGGDPRGTGRLAALHLATRLAAL; this comes from the coding sequence ATGCCAATACTGCTCACTGAGGTGCTGAAACATCCCACCCTCACCGCCGCCGATCCCGTGATCCGTGCAGGGGCGGCCGCAGCCGAGGATACGCAGCTGCGGTGGGTCCATTCGAGTGAGGTCCTGGACATTGCGCCGTTGCTCAGCGGCGGGGAACTCCTCCTCACCGGCGGCGATGCCCTGGTTTCGGCTTCGGACGCGCGCCGCGTGGACTACGTCCGCCAGCTAGCCGAGCGGGGCGTCGGCGCCCTGGCCGTGGAAACCGGGCAGACCCTGGCCTCACTTCCGTCGTCGATGATCCAGGCCGCGGAGGAAGCGGGGCTGCCCCTCATTGAGCTCCGAAAAGTGGCGCCCTTCGTGGGCATCATGCAGGCCATCAATTCAGTGCTGGTCAGCGAATCGGTGGCGCACCTGCGCCGCGCCGACGAGGCCAGCCACGCCATGGCGGTGGAACTGGCCCATGGCAGCAGCCTGGACCAGATTCTTGCCGTGCTGGCCGGGATCCTTGACGCCGGGCTCGAGCTCTCCACGGTGTCCGGTGTGACGCTGGGCAGCGCGTCGCCGGCCGGGGACAATTCCCTTCAGCCGGCGGGGCCCGGATCCGAAGACGGGCCGGCTGCCGGGCCGGAACCCGCCGGCACGGTACCTGCCGGCGCGGTGATTAACATCGATGTCCCGGTACGCGGCGTGCCCTCGGCGAGGCTGGCCATCAGCGTGCCCCCGCGGGGCGACGTGAACCTGGCGCGCGTTGCGGGCGGACGATGCGTTGACATCCTGTCGCTGGCGCTGCTGCAGCGGATGCCGCCCGGGCTGAAGGAGGTGGCCGGCACCGCCCTGCTGCGCGCGGTCAGCTCCGGCACCCAGCCCTGGCGGCTCCAGCAGCTCGCTCCCGCCGCCGGGATTCCAGCCTCGGCAACGCTGGTAACGGTGGTCATCCGGACCTCCACGTCGCAGCCGTTGCGGGCCGCGATGGACAAGGTCCTGAAGAGGTCGGCCCAGCAGAGCGCCAGCTACGTGGACAATTCGGAACTGCTCGCCCTCGCCGTTCTTCCTGCGGACCGGGAAGCCTCGGCACGCGCCGAGCTGGTCGCGGCCCTCCGCGATCTGCCGGTCGAGCCCGGAACCATGACCGCGGTGGGACCCCTTGCCGCCGGGATCGAGAACGCACCGTGGTCGCTCACCGAGGCCAGGTGTGCCCTGGACCTCGCCGGGCACGGATCGGCCCGGGCGGCGCAACGGCCGGCGTCGGACGCGGCCGGCGTGGTGGTCGATGTCGAAGAGCTCGCCGTGGAGCGGTTGGCCGCGCAGCACCTGGACCAGGGGGCACGGCGGGATTACGTCCGCCAGCAGCTGGGCGCAGTGCTGGAGCACGACGAGCGGCGGAACTCCCAGCTGCTGACGACGCTGGCAACCTGGCTCGACTCCGGCTGCAACACGGCGCAGGCCGCCAGGGAGCTGCATGTGGAGCGGCAGTCGATGCATCACCGGCTGCAGCGGATTTTTGAGTTGTGCGGCGGAGATCCGCGCGGCACGGGCCGGCTCGCGGCGCTGCACCTGGCCACCCGGCTGGCCGCCCTGTAG
- the purU gene encoding formyltetrahydrofolate deformylase: MTAIETETSSLPQPATTVEHVLTLDCRESPGIVHAVSGFLLEHGCDIIDNQQFGERSEGHFFMRVHFASDGDASTADTLRAAFGPVADRFGMSWRLEPHGSKRRVLIMVSKFGHCLNDLLFRARIGELPVDVVAVVSNHTDHQALVEWHGIPFFHVPVTAATKPEAEARLLELVDEFDVELVVLARYMQVLSDGLTRKLDGRAINIHHSFLPSFKGAKPYHQAYARGVKTVGATAHYVNGELDEGPIIAQQVVEVDHTYGPEDLVAAGRDTECKALSNAVRWHCEGRVILRGNRTVVLR, translated from the coding sequence ATGACTGCCATCGAGACTGAAACCTCGTCCCTTCCGCAGCCGGCGACCACCGTGGAGCATGTCCTCACTTTGGACTGCCGGGAGTCACCGGGCATCGTCCACGCCGTCTCCGGCTTCCTGCTGGAACACGGCTGCGACATCATCGACAACCAGCAGTTCGGCGAACGCTCCGAAGGGCACTTCTTCATGCGCGTGCACTTTGCGTCCGACGGCGATGCCTCCACCGCGGACACCCTGCGGGCCGCTTTCGGCCCGGTGGCGGACCGCTTCGGGATGAGCTGGCGGCTGGAGCCGCACGGCTCCAAGCGCCGCGTGCTGATCATGGTGTCGAAGTTCGGCCACTGCCTGAACGACCTGCTGTTCCGCGCCAGGATCGGCGAACTGCCGGTGGACGTGGTGGCCGTGGTCTCCAACCACACGGACCACCAGGCGCTCGTGGAATGGCACGGCATCCCGTTCTTCCACGTGCCCGTCACCGCCGCCACCAAGCCCGAGGCCGAGGCCCGGCTGCTGGAACTGGTGGACGAGTTCGACGTCGAACTCGTGGTGCTGGCCCGCTACATGCAGGTCCTCAGCGACGGGCTGACCCGCAAGCTGGACGGCCGCGCCATCAACATCCACCACTCGTTCCTGCCCAGCTTCAAGGGCGCCAAGCCGTACCACCAGGCCTACGCCCGCGGTGTGAAGACGGTGGGCGCCACCGCACACTACGTCAACGGTGAGCTGGACGAGGGGCCCATCATCGCCCAGCAGGTGGTGGAGGTGGACCACACCTACGGCCCGGAAGACCTCGTGGCCGCCGGCCGCGACACCGAGTGCAAGGCCCTCAGCAACGCCGTGCGCTGGCACTGCGAGGGCCGGGTGATCCTGCGCGGCAACCGGACAGTGGTGCTCCGCTAA
- a CDS encoding L-serine ammonia-lyase, with protein MALSALDLFSVGIGPSSSHTVGPMRAAKLFADGLKGDGHLSSTARVQAELFGSLGATGRGHGSDKAVVLGLQGLDPETVDTSTADDQVAAAALDAELRIGGHHRVDFNWDEDVVLHRRKSLPAHPNGMTFRALDHAGAVLSERSFYSIGGGFVVDGDADGGDRVVADATVLPYPFTTADEMLAICRREGMSISDVMLANELVWRSEAELREELLKLWAVMRECVDNGCAAEGILPGGLNVRRRAPSLFRTLTANTGVTDPLRAMEWVNLFALAVNEENAAGGRIVTAPTNGAAGIVPAVLHYYVKFVPGANDDGVVRFLLAAAAVGILFKINASISGAEVGCQGEVGSACSMAAAGLCEVMGGTPEQVENAAEVGIEHNLGLTCDPVGGLVQIPCIERNAIASVKAINAARLALHGDGSHKVSLDKAIKTMRETGADMKTKYKETSRGGLAVNVIEC; from the coding sequence ATGGCGCTCAGCGCGCTGGACCTGTTCTCCGTTGGCATCGGGCCGTCGTCGTCGCACACGGTCGGCCCGATGCGGGCAGCGAAGCTGTTCGCCGACGGGCTCAAAGGTGACGGCCACCTGAGCTCAACCGCGCGGGTCCAGGCCGAACTGTTCGGATCTCTCGGAGCCACCGGCCGCGGCCACGGCTCCGACAAGGCCGTGGTCCTGGGCCTGCAGGGCCTGGACCCCGAAACGGTGGACACCTCCACCGCCGACGACCAGGTGGCCGCGGCCGCGCTCGACGCCGAACTCCGGATCGGCGGGCACCACCGGGTGGACTTCAACTGGGACGAGGACGTGGTGCTGCACCGCCGCAAGTCCCTGCCCGCCCACCCCAACGGCATGACCTTCCGGGCCCTGGACCACGCCGGCGCCGTGCTCAGCGAACGGAGCTTCTACTCGATCGGGGGCGGCTTCGTTGTCGACGGCGATGCCGACGGCGGCGACCGGGTGGTGGCAGACGCCACCGTCCTGCCCTACCCGTTCACCACCGCCGACGAAATGCTGGCCATCTGCCGCCGCGAAGGGATGTCCATCTCGGACGTCATGCTCGCCAACGAACTCGTGTGGCGCAGCGAAGCCGAACTCCGGGAAGAGCTGCTGAAACTCTGGGCCGTCATGCGCGAATGCGTGGACAACGGCTGCGCCGCGGAAGGGATCCTGCCCGGTGGCCTCAACGTGAGGCGCCGGGCGCCGTCGTTGTTCCGCACCCTGACCGCGAACACCGGCGTCACCGACCCGCTCCGGGCCATGGAATGGGTCAACCTCTTCGCGCTCGCCGTCAACGAGGAAAACGCCGCCGGCGGACGCATCGTCACCGCCCCCACCAACGGTGCGGCCGGCATCGTCCCGGCCGTGCTGCACTACTACGTCAAGTTCGTGCCCGGCGCCAACGACGACGGTGTGGTCCGCTTCCTGCTGGCGGCAGCCGCCGTCGGAATCCTCTTCAAGATCAACGCCTCCATCTCCGGCGCGGAAGTGGGCTGCCAGGGCGAGGTCGGTTCCGCCTGCTCCATGGCGGCCGCCGGGCTGTGCGAGGTCATGGGCGGCACCCCCGAACAGGTGGAGAACGCCGCCGAGGTGGGGATCGAACACAACCTTGGGCTGACCTGCGATCCCGTGGGCGGCCTGGTGCAGATCCCCTGCATCGAACGGAACGCGATCGCCAGCGTCAAGGCCATCAACGCCGCGCGGCTGGCGCTGCACGGCGACGGGAGCCACAAGGTGTCGCTGGACAAAGCCATCAAAACCATGCGTGAGACAGGAGCGGACATGAAGACCAAGTACAAGGAGACCTCCCGCGGGGGCCTCGCCGTGAACGTGATTGAGTGCTGA
- a CDS encoding sarcosine oxidase subunit gamma: MANTAAFADINGLREIRRSPASHLARALEAGSMPGTVVLKEGAFQTMAGVRVDPRSEEGARIASVAGGLPARCGDVSGRDGVSVLWLGPSEFLVVAPEEAHDSLGGDLIGSLTAALGDAPGQVVDLSAYRTTFDLSGPRARAVLEKGCALDLHPRSFTPGTALTTEVGNIPVVLWKTGDESYRLFPRASFADFLGRWLLDAMREFASPEVP, from the coding sequence ATGGCTAATACCGCAGCATTCGCAGACATCAATGGACTCCGGGAAATCCGCCGCAGCCCGGCCTCCCACCTGGCCCGGGCACTCGAAGCCGGCTCCATGCCAGGGACGGTCGTCCTGAAAGAGGGCGCATTCCAGACCATGGCCGGGGTCCGGGTGGACCCGCGATCCGAGGAAGGCGCCCGGATCGCCTCCGTGGCCGGCGGCCTGCCGGCCCGCTGCGGCGACGTCAGCGGCAGGGACGGCGTGAGCGTCCTGTGGCTGGGCCCGTCCGAGTTCCTGGTGGTGGCCCCGGAAGAGGCCCACGACTCCCTGGGCGGGGACCTCATCGGCTCCCTCACGGCCGCCCTGGGCGACGCCCCGGGCCAGGTGGTGGACCTCTCCGCCTACCGCACCACGTTCGACCTCTCCGGCCCGCGGGCCCGCGCCGTGCTGGAAAAGGGCTGCGCCCTGGACCTGCACCCGCGCAGCTTCACGCCGGGGACGGCCCTGACCACGGAGGTCGGCAACATCCCCGTGGTCCTCTGGAAGACCGGTGACGAAAGCTACCGGCTCTTCCCCCGCGCCTCGTTCGCGGACTTCCTGGGGCGCTGGCTCCTGGACGCCATGAGGGAGTTCGCTTCCCCCGAGGTGCCCTGA
- a CDS encoding sarcosine oxidase subunit alpha family protein, whose product MLLISCPNCGSRDETEFHYGGQAHVPYPENPNELNDREWAEFLFYRENTKGIFAERWLHSTGCRQWFNMLRDTVTYDIQAVYPMGTPRPAAAVPAAPKPAPPASPPTAPPPAPPPQHVPRCPISWCPYRGPEATTTDRATGLRQHHRPQHRPGRSNQVTSQNARLAAGGRIDRTISWRFTVDGQEYTGHPGDTLASALLANGRIAVGNSLYEDRPRGILAAGVEEPNALVRIAPRFPGHVAESMLPATTVTLVDGLKAGLLNGLGRLDPEEDRAEYDKKYVHTDVLVVGGGPAGLAAAREAVRTGARVILMDDQPELGGSLLSGSTAPGLAETIEGKPALEWVADVEAELVSAAECTVLNRTTAFGAYDANYVIAVQNRTDHLSSPAAPGVSRQRIWHIRANQVVLAPGAHERPLVFENNDRPGIMLASAVRSYLNRYAVAAGQRVVIGTTNDTAYALAADLRAAGVKVAAVVDARPRLTPVAAAAVEAGTRVLIGSAVADTAASASGAAGTNTGRLSSVTVRSISDDGELTSGIEEIACDLLAVSGGWSPLVHLHSQRQGKLRWDEDLAAFVPSTVVPNQQVVGSGRGSFELDDCLAEGISAGASAAIAAGFESAVEPAVIGEPKASGPTRQLWLVPGQAGTPDDWHHHFVDFQRDQSVADVLRSTGAGMRSVEHIKRYTSISTANDQGKTSGVNAIGVIAAALRQAGEASRGIGDIGTTTYRAPFTPVAFAALAGRQRGELFDPARVTSIHPWHVAQGALFEDVGQWKRPWYYPQSGEDMDTAVLRECAAVRESVGFMDATTLGKIEIRGKDAGEFLNRIYTNAFKKLAPGSARYGVMCMADGMIFDDGVTLRLDEDRFFMTTTTGGAAKVLDWLEEWLQTEWPELDVHCTSVTEQWSTIAVVGPKSRAVIAKVAPELAANGGLDAEAFPFMTFRETTLASGVKARICRISFSGELAYEINVPAWYGLNTWEAVAAAGAEFDITPYGTETMHVLRAEKGYPIVGQDTDGTVTPQDAGMEWVVSKAKDFVGKRSYARADARREDRKHLVSVLPVDGSLRLPEGTQLVEKGIPVNSAYGPVPMEGFVTSSYHSAALGRSFALALIKNGRNRIGETLVAAAGDQLVDVVVAETVLFDPEGTRKDG is encoded by the coding sequence ATGCTCCTCATTTCATGCCCCAACTGCGGCTCGCGCGACGAGACCGAGTTCCACTACGGCGGCCAGGCCCACGTGCCCTACCCGGAAAACCCGAACGAGCTGAATGATCGCGAATGGGCCGAGTTCCTGTTCTACCGCGAGAACACCAAGGGCATCTTCGCCGAACGCTGGCTGCACAGCACCGGCTGCCGCCAGTGGTTCAACATGCTCCGTGACACGGTCACGTACGACATCCAGGCCGTTTACCCGATGGGCACGCCGCGGCCGGCAGCGGCGGTCCCGGCAGCCCCGAAGCCGGCACCGCCAGCGTCGCCGCCGACAGCACCACCACCGGCACCGCCGCCCCAGCACGTCCCCCGATGCCCTATCAGTTGGTGTCCCTATCGGGGCCCGGAAGCAACCACAACTGATAGAGCAACCGGCCTCCGACAGCACCACCGCCCCCAGCACCGCCCCGGAAGGAGCAACCAAGTGACTTCCCAGAACGCCCGCCTCGCCGCCGGCGGACGCATCGACCGCACCATCTCCTGGCGTTTCACCGTGGACGGCCAGGAATACACCGGCCACCCGGGTGACACGCTCGCCTCGGCCCTGCTCGCCAACGGCCGGATCGCCGTCGGCAATTCCCTCTACGAGGACCGGCCCCGGGGCATCCTGGCCGCCGGCGTGGAGGAACCCAACGCGCTGGTCCGGATCGCGCCGCGCTTCCCCGGCCACGTCGCCGAATCCATGCTCCCCGCCACCACTGTCACCCTGGTGGACGGCCTGAAGGCAGGCCTGCTGAACGGCCTGGGCCGGCTGGACCCGGAGGAGGACCGCGCCGAGTACGACAAGAAATACGTCCACACGGACGTCCTGGTGGTCGGCGGCGGCCCCGCAGGCCTGGCCGCGGCCCGCGAGGCCGTGCGCACCGGAGCCCGTGTGATCCTCATGGACGACCAGCCCGAACTGGGCGGCTCGCTCCTCTCCGGATCCACGGCACCCGGCCTGGCCGAGACCATCGAGGGCAAGCCCGCCCTGGAGTGGGTGGCGGACGTCGAGGCCGAGCTCGTCTCCGCGGCCGAATGCACGGTCCTGAACCGCACCACGGCCTTCGGCGCCTACGACGCCAACTACGTCATCGCCGTCCAGAACCGCACCGACCACCTGTCCAGCCCGGCAGCCCCCGGCGTCTCCCGGCAGCGGATTTGGCACATCCGTGCCAACCAGGTTGTCCTGGCTCCGGGCGCCCACGAACGCCCGCTGGTCTTCGAGAACAACGACCGCCCCGGCATCATGCTCGCCTCGGCCGTCCGCAGCTACCTCAACCGCTACGCCGTCGCCGCCGGCCAGCGCGTGGTCATCGGCACCACCAACGACACCGCCTACGCCCTGGCCGCGGACCTGCGCGCCGCCGGCGTGAAGGTCGCGGCCGTCGTCGACGCCCGTCCCCGCCTCACCCCGGTGGCTGCCGCCGCCGTCGAAGCGGGCACCCGCGTGCTGATCGGCAGCGCGGTTGCCGACACCGCGGCCTCCGCGTCCGGCGCGGCCGGAACAAACACCGGCCGGCTGAGCTCCGTCACCGTCCGCAGCATCAGCGACGACGGCGAACTCACCTCAGGCATCGAAGAGATCGCCTGCGACCTGCTGGCAGTCTCCGGCGGCTGGAGCCCGCTGGTGCACCTGCACTCGCAGCGGCAGGGCAAGCTGCGCTGGGACGAGGACCTGGCGGCCTTCGTGCCGAGCACCGTGGTCCCGAACCAGCAGGTGGTCGGCTCGGGCCGCGGCAGCTTCGAACTCGACGATTGCCTCGCCGAAGGCATCTCCGCCGGAGCGTCGGCTGCGATCGCCGCGGGCTTCGAATCCGCCGTCGAGCCGGCCGTGATCGGCGAGCCGAAAGCATCCGGTCCCACCCGCCAGCTGTGGCTGGTCCCCGGGCAGGCCGGCACGCCGGATGACTGGCACCACCACTTCGTCGACTTCCAGCGCGACCAGTCCGTGGCCGACGTCCTCCGGTCCACCGGGGCCGGGATGCGGTCCGTGGAGCACATCAAGCGCTACACCTCCATCAGCACCGCGAACGATCAGGGCAAGACCTCCGGCGTCAACGCGATAGGCGTCATCGCCGCCGCGCTCCGGCAGGCCGGCGAAGCGTCCCGCGGCATCGGCGACATCGGCACCACTACCTACCGGGCGCCGTTCACCCCCGTGGCGTTCGCGGCACTCGCCGGACGCCAGCGCGGCGAACTGTTCGATCCCGCCCGCGTCACGTCCATCCACCCGTGGCACGTCGCACAGGGCGCACTGTTCGAAGATGTGGGGCAGTGGAAGCGGCCCTGGTACTACCCGCAGTCCGGCGAGGACATGGACACCGCCGTGCTGCGCGAGTGCGCCGCCGTCCGCGAATCCGTGGGCTTCATGGACGCCACCACACTCGGCAAGATCGAAATCCGGGGCAAGGACGCCGGCGAATTCCTCAACCGGATCTACACCAACGCGTTCAAGAAGCTCGCACCGGGCTCTGCCCGCTACGGCGTCATGTGCATGGCTGACGGCATGATTTTCGACGACGGCGTGACCCTCCGTCTCGATGAGGACCGGTTCTTCATGACCACCACCACCGGCGGCGCCGCGAAGGTTCTGGACTGGCTGGAGGAATGGCTGCAGACCGAATGGCCCGAGCTGGACGTGCACTGCACCTCGGTGACCGAACAGTGGTCCACGATTGCCGTCGTCGGGCCCAAATCCCGCGCGGTGATCGCCAAGGTGGCACCCGAACTCGCCGCCAACGGCGGACTCGACGCCGAGGCGTTCCCGTTCATGACCTTCCGCGAAACCACCCTCGCCTCCGGCGTGAAAGCCCGGATCTGCCGGATCTCGTTCTCCGGCGAACTGGCCTACGAGATCAACGTGCCTGCTTGGTACGGGCTGAACACCTGGGAAGCCGTGGCCGCCGCCGGGGCCGAGTTCGACATCACCCCGTACGGCACCGAAACCATGCACGTGCTCCGGGCCGAGAAGGGCTACCCGATCGTCGGGCAGGACACCGACGGCACGGTCACCCCGCAGGACGCAGGGATGGAATGGGTGGTCTCGAAGGCCAAGGACTTCGTCGGCAAGCGCTCCTACGCACGCGCCGACGCCCGGCGCGAGGACCGTAAGCACCTGGTCAGCGTCCTGCCCGTGGACGGGTCGCTCCGGCTGCCGGAAGGGACCCAGCTGGTGGAGAAGGGCATTCCTGTGAACTCCGCCTACGGACCCGTTCCCATGGAGGGCTTTGTGACCTCCAGCTACCACTCCGCCGCCCTGGGCAGGTCCTTCGCCCTGGCTCTGATCAAGAACGGCCGCAACCGCATCGGCGAGACCCTCGTGGCCGCCGCCGGCGACCAGCTGGTTGATGTCGTCGTCGCCGAAACCGTACTTTTTGACCCCGAAGGGACCCGCAAAGATGGCTAA